In a single window of the Diospyros lotus cultivar Yz01 chromosome 10, ASM1463336v1, whole genome shotgun sequence genome:
- the LOC127810986 gene encoding 3'-5' exonuclease isoform X1, producing METGDDRSPVTAFSDWDRTFTDQEIEAIEAAFQSASSSCSTFSSCSPAKRRRVPNRDCSEDRLGTRRRLPESISGLRRPTTSREHRGFGSECTPIRIPDSFSPSLCPRNRLIYSDSSHSKLRMRFPPLTFKGRILYSRTIREVEKTANELLEFVETKKRDVDQAILGLDIEWRPTFRRGVAPGKVAVMQICAGSSHCYVMHITHSGIPQSLQSLLEDPTSLKVGVGIANDASKVFKDHSVSIKTLEDLSSIANQKLGGDPKKWSLASLAETLICKQLPKPGKIRLGNWEADVLSEEQLQYAATDAFASWYLYQALKSLPDVAGNRVQ from the exons ATGGAAACAGGAGACGACCGTTCTCCGGTCACCGCCTTTTCCGACTGGGACCGGACCTTCACTGACCAAGAGATCGAAGCCATCGAAGCTGCATTTCAATCTGCTTCATCATCATGCTCGACTTTTTCATCCTGCTCTCCGGCCAAGCGACGCCGCGTTCCAAACCGCGACTGCAGTGAGGACCGCCTGGGGACTCGCCGGAGGCTGCCGGAATCGATTTCCGGTTTGAGGCGCCCGACCACGTCCAGGGAGCACCGTGGCTTTGGAAGCGAGTGCACTCCCATTCGAATCCCTGATTCATTTTCTCCATCACTGTGTCCGAGGAATCGGCTTATCTATAGTGATTCGTCTCACT CTAAGTTAAGGATGAGATTCCCACCATTAACTTTCAAAGGTCGTATTTTATATAGCCGAACCATTAGAGAGGTGGAGAAAACTGCAAATGAGCTTTTGGAATTTGTTGAAACTAAAAAGAGAGACGTTGATCAGGCCATTCTTGGACTTGACATTGAATGGAGACCAACATTTAGAAGAG GCGTTGCACCTGGAAAGGTTGCAGTTATGCAGATATGTGCTGGCAGTAGTCATTGTTATGTGATGCACATTACTCATTCTGGAATCCCTCAAAGTTTGCAATCTCTTCTTGAGGATCCTACATCCTTGAAG GTTGGAGTGGGCATTGCTAATGATGCTTCTAAAGTTTTTAAAGACCATAGTGTATCTATAAAGACTTTGGAAGATCTGTCTAGCATAGCCAACCAAAAGCTTGGTGGAGATCCCAAGAAATGGAGTTTGGCATCTTTGGCTGAAACACTTATCTGCAAACAG CTTCCAAAGCCTGGGAAAATTAGACTGGGAAACTGGGAGGCTGATGTTTTATCAGAAGAACAGCTACAGTATGCTGCCACTGATGCCTTTGCTTCTTGGTATCTATATCAG GCTCTGAAGAGCCTACCTGATGTTGCTGGAAACAGAGTACAGTAA
- the LOC127810986 gene encoding 3'-5' exonuclease isoform X2, whose amino-acid sequence METGDDRSPVTAFSDWDRTFTDQEIEAIEAAFQSASSSCSTFSSCSPAKRRRVPNRDCSEDRLGTRRRLPESISGLRRPTTSREHRGFGSECTPIRIPDSFSPSLCPRNRLIYSDSSHCVAPGKVAVMQICAGSSHCYVMHITHSGIPQSLQSLLEDPTSLKVGVGIANDASKVFKDHSVSIKTLEDLSSIANQKLGGDPKKWSLASLAETLICKQLPKPGKIRLGNWEADVLSEEQLQYAATDAFASWYLYQALKSLPDVAGNRVQ is encoded by the exons ATGGAAACAGGAGACGACCGTTCTCCGGTCACCGCCTTTTCCGACTGGGACCGGACCTTCACTGACCAAGAGATCGAAGCCATCGAAGCTGCATTTCAATCTGCTTCATCATCATGCTCGACTTTTTCATCCTGCTCTCCGGCCAAGCGACGCCGCGTTCCAAACCGCGACTGCAGTGAGGACCGCCTGGGGACTCGCCGGAGGCTGCCGGAATCGATTTCCGGTTTGAGGCGCCCGACCACGTCCAGGGAGCACCGTGGCTTTGGAAGCGAGTGCACTCCCATTCGAATCCCTGATTCATTTTCTCCATCACTGTGTCCGAGGAATCGGCTTATCTATAGTGATTCGTCTCACT GCGTTGCACCTGGAAAGGTTGCAGTTATGCAGATATGTGCTGGCAGTAGTCATTGTTATGTGATGCACATTACTCATTCTGGAATCCCTCAAAGTTTGCAATCTCTTCTTGAGGATCCTACATCCTTGAAG GTTGGAGTGGGCATTGCTAATGATGCTTCTAAAGTTTTTAAAGACCATAGTGTATCTATAAAGACTTTGGAAGATCTGTCTAGCATAGCCAACCAAAAGCTTGGTGGAGATCCCAAGAAATGGAGTTTGGCATCTTTGGCTGAAACACTTATCTGCAAACAG CTTCCAAAGCCTGGGAAAATTAGACTGGGAAACTGGGAGGCTGATGTTTTATCAGAAGAACAGCTACAGTATGCTGCCACTGATGCCTTTGCTTCTTGGTATCTATATCAG GCTCTGAAGAGCCTACCTGATGTTGCTGGAAACAGAGTACAGTAA